From the genome of Vibrio orientalis CIP 102891 = ATCC 33934:
GCGACAGTTGGGCCTTCATCATTTCTGCTAGCGCACCTTGTCGGTTACCATCTTGGTAGTCTTTCATTGATTGAAATAGGTACTGAGCGTTTTGACCTTTGATATTTGGGTACGTTGGGTTGCTTGCTGTACCATCAGTGCCGTGACAAAAGATACAGCTAGGCGATTTTACTTTGCCTAACTCAGCGTCACCGAATTGAGTGTTCGCCAATGCAAGAGATGGTAGAAAAGAAAGAAAAACGAGCGTACGTATCATAGAGAAACCTAAACCTATCAACTTTGATACGAAACAGAATAAAGCTTCCCCTAAGGGGAAGCTCAATGGTTGAGATCAATTTAATACTCGTTAAAGCAGTTTACCTAGCTTCTCAATAAACAGCAGGATGTCTTGTTGTGAGATGTCTTTATGCGTAACGAATCGGATTGGGTTTCCAGGGGTAATGGTAATGCCTTCATCCGCCAGCTTGCTCGCAATGGCTGTGATATCAATATTGTCATCTAGCTTGGCAAACACGATGTTGGTCTGAACAAAGTCCGTATTGACGTTGAAACCCGGAAGATCAGACAAGCGTTCAGCGAGTAGCTTAGCGTTTGCGTGGTCAACTTTAAGTTGAGGCACTTGCTCTGTCAGCGCAAGTTTACCTGCAGCTGCTAAGATGCCGGCTTGACGCATACCGCCGCCTACCATTTTACGTAAGCGTCTTGCTCTTTGAATAAACGCTTTATCACCTAATAGCAATGAACCGATTGGCGCTGCAAGGCCTTTAGATAGACAAATCGTCATTGAGTCGAAATGTTGTGCAATCTCTTTGACATCCACATCTAACGCTGCCGCGGCGTTGTACACGCGAGCGCCGTCTAAGTGCAGCAGTAGGTTATGTTGATCAACAAACTCACGCGCTTGTGCAAGGTAGCTTAAAGGAAGAACCTTACCATTAATGGTGTTCTCAAGGCTCAATAGCTTTGTTCGTGCAAAATGGCTGTCATCAGGTTTAATCGCGGCTTTCAGCTTAGCAAAATCAAGGGAGCCATCAGGATTGTTCTCAATAGGTTGAGGCTGAATAGAACCCAATACGGCTGCACCGCCAGCTTCATATTTGTAGTTATGAGCTTGTTGGCCACACAGGTACTCGTCACCGCGATCGCAGTGAGCCATAAGGCCAAGCAGGTTTGCTTGGGTTCCTGACGTAGTAAACAATGCCGCTTCAAAGCCATGGCGCTCCGCTGCCCACTGTTCTAATTCATTGACGGTTGGGTCATCACCATAGACATCATCACCTACAGGTGCTTCTGCCATTGCTTTACGCATTGCTTCTGTCGGTTTGGTTACCGTATCAGAACGAAAATCCATAATCTTATCTCCTAAATATAGCCGCATAGCTTTGCTTTACTTAAACATGCGATGGTTTTGGCATCTGTGATTTCGCCACTAATTATTTTTTGTTCAAGTTGTTTAACCGAAAGTGAAATCACTTCAATCACCTCGTCTTCATCACAGGCATAACGACGAGTTAAAGTCAGGTCTTTGGCTACGTATAGGTGTTGTAACTCATCACAAAATCCAGCCAAAGGCGTTACTTGGCCTAGAGATATCATGGTTTTTGCACTGTAGCCAGTCTCTTCTTCAAGCTCACGATTAGCGCAGACTTCGACCGCTTCGCCATCTTCCAAAGTTCCTGCGGGTAATTCCAATAACCATTTCTTAAGTGATGGCCTGAATTGATTGATTACAATGATGTCGCCATTTTCAGCGATCGGCAGGATTACCGCGGCTCCGGGGTGGGAAATCGTAGTGTGGGTGATTTTTTGGCCATTTGGCAAATCAATCTCTTCTTCAATAAGAGAGATACGCTTCCAGCTATGAAGGGTTTTTATCTTGGAGTTCATTATTGTTATTGGTGCCCTGACGATTGACACGCATTACCTTACAGACAATACCTCTGTAGTTAAAGCATCTCAGTAACATGTGAGTAACTTTACGTCGTACGATTAGTGATAGTAATCGCAAAAC
Proteins encoded in this window:
- a CDS encoding c-type cytochrome; its protein translation is MIRTLVFLSFLPSLALANTQFGDAELGKVKSPSCIFCHGTDGTASNPTYPNIKGQNAQYLFQSMKDYQDGNRQGALAEMMKAQLSRLNDEDLKDIAAYFSSQK
- a CDS encoding NUDIX hydrolase — translated: MNSKIKTLHSWKRISLIEEEIDLPNGQKITHTTISHPGAAVILPIAENGDIIVINQFRPSLKKWLLELPAGTLEDGEAVEVCANRELEEETGYSAKTMISLGQVTPLAGFCDELQHLYVAKDLTLTRRYACDEDEVIEVISLSVKQLEQKIISGEITDAKTIACLSKAKLCGYI
- the ltaE gene encoding low-specificity L-threonine aldolase, coding for MDFRSDTVTKPTEAMRKAMAEAPVGDDVYGDDPTVNELEQWAAERHGFEAALFTTSGTQANLLGLMAHCDRGDEYLCGQQAHNYKYEAGGAAVLGSIQPQPIENNPDGSLDFAKLKAAIKPDDSHFARTKLLSLENTINGKVLPLSYLAQAREFVDQHNLLLHLDGARVYNAAAALDVDVKEIAQHFDSMTICLSKGLAAPIGSLLLGDKAFIQRARRLRKMVGGGMRQAGILAAAGKLALTEQVPQLKVDHANAKLLAERLSDLPGFNVNTDFVQTNIVFAKLDDNIDITAIASKLADEGITITPGNPIRFVTHKDISQQDILLFIEKLGKLL